In Hippoglossus stenolepis isolate QCI-W04-F060 chromosome 13, HSTE1.2, whole genome shotgun sequence, a single genomic region encodes these proteins:
- the rpl8 gene encoding 60S ribosomal protein L8, whose product MGRVIRGQRKGAGSVFKAHVKHRKGAAKLRHIDFAERHGYIKGIVKDIIHDPGRGAPLAKVAFRDPYRFKKRTELFIAAEGIHTGQFIYCGKKAQLNIGNVLPVGTMPEGTIICCLEEKPGDRGKLARASGNYATVISHNPETRKSRVKLPSGSKKVISSANRAVVGVVAGGGRIDKPILKAGRAYHKYKAKRNCWPRVRGVAMNPVEHPFGGGNHQHIGKPSTIRRDAPAGRKVGLIAARRTGRLRGTKTVQEKEN is encoded by the exons ATGGGACGTGTGATCAGGGGACAGAGAAAAGGTGCGGGCTCCGTGTTCAAAGCCCATGTGAAGCACAGAAAGGGTGCCGCTAAACTCCGCCACATTGACTTCGCTGAACGCCATGGCTACATCAAGGGGATTGTGAAG GATATCATCCATGACCCCGGCCGTGGTGCTCCCTTGGCCAAAGTGGCCTTCCGTGACCCGTACCGCTTCAAGAAGAGGACAGAGCTGTTCATCGCTGCTGAGGGCATCCACACTGGACAGTTCATCTACTGCGGCAAGAAGG CTCAGCTGAACATCGGAAATGTCCTGCCTGTCGGCACAATGCCTGAGGGAACCATCATCTGCTGCCTGGAGGAGAAACCCGGAGACAGAGGCAAACTGGCCCGCGCTTCAGGAAACTACGCCACAGTCATCTCCCACAACCCCGAGACCAGGAAGTCCAGAGTCAAGCTGCCCTCAGGCTCCAAGAAAGTCATCTCCTCTGCCAACAGAGCTGTTGTTG GTGTGGTTGCTGGAGGTGGTCGTATTGACAAACCCATCCTGAAGGCCGGTCGTGCCTACCACAAGTACAAGGCCAAGAGGAACTGCTGGCCACGTGTCCGTGGTGTGGCCATGAAC CCTGTTGAGCATCCCTTCGGTGGTGGTAACCATCAACATATTGGTAAACCCTCAACTATCAGGAGGGACGCACCCGCTGGTCGTAAGGTCGGTCTCATCGCTGCCCGTCGTACAGGCAGACTGCGCGGAACAAAGACCGTCCAGGAGAAGGAGAACTAA